A single window of Methanoregula sp. DNA harbors:
- a CDS encoding S-layer protein, whose translation MYARPAIALMLLLVCCTDPVIAATKYIGSSPDLSAAITGTNEFSPGQDATISIIVQNNGLNTFKFVNSGTIERDDLPNTAKLVTIGLSSGNAPIIIKTDPQRVGDINGTGTVTVKVNAKILNNATEGQYELPLTIQYKYLASSEQEASENILFMYKSVTKTIPLVVKIKPRVDIDVLEATPENLNVGMEGYLNIRIKNTGSEDGKKATVKITRNGASPIIPTDTSVFIGDFPKGEVITCRYKVAVSGNAEKQTYPVDVAVTYENKEGAVITSFPYTLGIPVGAKTKFLVASAPPQVTAGSKGVILVDYRNAGDTTVYNAQARITAVDPFSSNDDTAYLGNLEPGEAATARYGISVNDAAIPKEYSLDSEVRYRDTLSNSQVSDTLKVKVEVIAGSGTASPLSNPLILLIIIAGIIGAGYYVLVMRKKK comes from the coding sequence ATGTACGCCCGCCCTGCAATTGCCCTCATGTTACTGCTCGTATGTTGCACCGACCCAGTCATCGCCGCAACAAAGTATATCGGCTCAAGCCCGGACCTGTCGGCGGCAATCACCGGCACCAACGAGTTCTCACCCGGGCAGGATGCGACTATCAGCATCATCGTGCAGAACAACGGCCTCAACACCTTCAAATTCGTAAATTCCGGTACCATTGAGCGCGACGACCTGCCCAATACCGCAAAACTCGTGACCATCGGTCTTTCATCAGGAAACGCCCCCATCATCATCAAAACCGATCCGCAGAGGGTGGGCGACATCAACGGTACCGGTACGGTTACCGTGAAGGTCAACGCAAAAATTCTGAATAATGCAACAGAAGGCCAGTACGAGCTTCCGCTCACCATCCAGTATAAATACCTCGCATCGTCCGAGCAGGAAGCAAGCGAGAACATCCTGTTCATGTACAAATCGGTGACCAAGACCATCCCGCTTGTTGTAAAGATCAAACCACGCGTGGATATCGATGTACTGGAAGCAACGCCCGAGAACCTGAACGTAGGGATGGAAGGGTACCTGAACATCAGGATAAAAAATACCGGTTCAGAGGACGGGAAAAAGGCAACGGTGAAGATTACCCGCAACGGGGCAAGCCCGATCATCCCTACAGATACCAGTGTTTTTATCGGCGATTTCCCGAAAGGAGAGGTCATCACCTGCCGGTACAAGGTCGCGGTCTCCGGCAATGCGGAGAAGCAGACCTACCCGGTTGACGTGGCAGTAACCTATGAAAACAAGGAGGGAGCGGTAATCACATCATTCCCGTATACCCTCGGGATTCCCGTCGGCGCCAAGACAAAGTTCCTCGTGGCGTCGGCACCGCCGCAGGTGACTGCCGGTTCAAAGGGAGTGATCCTCGTGGACTACCGGAACGCCGGTGATACCACGGTCTATAATGCACAGGCACGGATCACGGCCGTTGACCCCTTCTCAAGCAACGATGACACCGCATACCTCGGGAACCTGGAACCCGGTGAGGCCGCGACAGCCCGGTATGGCATCAGCGTGAACGATGCGGCGATACCAAAGGAATATTCGCTGGACAGCGAGGTGAGGTACCGCGACACGCTCTCCAACAGCCAAGTCTCGGACACGCTCAAGGTCAAAGTAG